In Candidatus Zixiibacteriota bacterium, the following proteins share a genomic window:
- a CDS encoding C40 family peptidase → MKYAVVTTNLLDLRTHPDHGAERASQLFLGQPLMVTSVRRGFARVKQPDGYSGWVDQRFLSKAERTIFDQWPSMVNAVVSSAKGAPCFDSSGKPTPPHILLYGTLVKTACSRRGTQRLALAGEGNLFVKRSHFRSISRTTAGKLSGRRLLNEARRFLGVPYLWGGVSPLGFDCSGFVQTLLAGFGICIPRDTRQQIGVGQKVERDRIKTGDLMFFDRHVGLAIGAEKIIHASRGGGGVRINSLNRNDHDYRADLDRDFRTARRLL, encoded by the coding sequence ATGAAGTATGCAGTGGTGACCACCAACTTGCTTGACCTGCGCACACATCCGGACCACGGAGCCGAGCGGGCCAGCCAGCTCTTTTTGGGACAGCCTTTGATGGTCACTAGTGTTCGCAGAGGTTTCGCCCGCGTAAAGCAGCCGGACGGTTACTCAGGCTGGGTTGACCAGAGGTTTTTATCGAAAGCCGAACGAACGATTTTTGATCAATGGCCGTCGATGGTCAACGCCGTGGTGTCCAGCGCCAAAGGTGCGCCGTGTTTTGACTCAAGCGGTAAACCCACGCCGCCGCACATTTTGCTCTATGGCACCCTGGTGAAGACAGCCTGCTCCCGTAGGGGCACACAAAGGCTTGCTCTTGCGGGAGAAGGGAATCTCTTTGTTAAGAGATCGCATTTCAGGTCGATTAGTCGAACAACGGCGGGAAAACTATCCGGGCGGCGGCTATTGAATGAAGCGCGCAGATTTCTCGGCGTGCCGTATTTGTGGGGTGGTGTTAGTCCTCTGGGCTTTGACTGTTCCGGATTCGTCCAGACTCTTTTGGCCGGTTTCGGAATTTGCATACCCAGAGACACGCGCCAACAGATCGGAGTAGGTCAAAAAGTGGAACGAGATCGTATAAAGACCGGAGACCTGATGTTTTTCGACCGGCATGTCGGCTTGGCTATCGGCGCAGAGAAGATAATACATGCTTCGCGCGGCGGTGGCGGTGTCAGGATAAACAGCTTGAACCGAAACGACCATGACTACCGCGCTGATCTGGATCGCGATTTTCGAACGGCAAGGAGATTGTTGTAA